The DNA region TCTTAAATAATCAAGAATAATGTTCTTCTATATATTTGTTAGCAGAAATACCAGCTATAGCACCATCAGCTGTAGCAGTAATAACCTGTTTAAGCATTTTTGGTCTTAAATCTCCGCAAGCAAATACACCCTCAACATTTGTTTTCATCTCTTCATCTGTAATAATGAAACCGTCTTTCATTTCTACTTTACCTTCAAACAATTTTGTGAGAGGAACATAACCAACAAATATAAATACACCAAATGTGCCGTCTTCTTCATCTGCTTTATATTCATAAGTCTCACCTGTTTCATTATTTAAGAATATTGCAGACTCAACTATTCCATCACCTTTAAGCTCTAAAAGCTCAGTTCTAAATTTTATTTCAATTTTAGGATTAGCTTTAGCTTTTTCTTCTATAGAGTTAGCACAACGAACATAATCTTTTCTTACTATCAAAGTTACCTTTCTAGCAAATTTAGATAAGTACATAGCTTCTTCTACAGCAGTATCTCCTCCGCCTATACAGAAAACTTCCATACCTTCAAAGAAGTTAGCATCGCAAGTAGCACAATAAGAAACACCCTTACCAGTGTATTCTAATTCACCCTTACAACCTAATTTTCTAGGCTGAGCACCTGTAGCAATTATTACAGTCTTTGATGTATAAACTTCTCCGTCAGCAGTTTTAACTTCTTTAACCTTGCCGTCTAATTTCACATCAACTACTTCTTTATGCTCTATTTCAGCACCAAAAGCTTTAGCCTGTTCTATCATTTTACCAATAAGATTTTTAGGATGTCTTGCCTCTT from Brachyspira pilosicoli P43/6/78 includes:
- a CDS encoding NAD(P)/FAD-dependent oxidoreductase encodes the protein MSNLYDCIIIGGGPSGLAAGVYSARARLKTILFEKASFGGQISITDEIANYPGFYEPDEEARHPKNLIGKMIEQAKAFGAEIEHKEVVDVKLDGKVKEVKTADGEVYTSKTVIIATGAQPRKLGCKGELEYTGKGVSYCATCDANFFEGMEVFCIGGGDTAVEEAMYLSKFARKVTLIVRKDYVRCANSIEEKAKANPKIEIKFRTELLELKGDGIVESAIFLNNETGETYEYKADEEDGTFGVFIFVGYVPLTKLFEGKVEMKDGFIITDEEMKTNVEGVFACGDLRPKMLKQVITATADGAIAGISANKYIEEHYS